The Pectinophora gossypiella chromosome 15, ilPecGoss1.1, whole genome shotgun sequence genome segment ACGTGTACCTTACGTTTTGGTCtggaagtattttttaaaaccaCATGCCGATCTCAAACCTCTTTAGTAACAATATAGCAAAAAGGTACCCagtcatttttaaaataattcttgctGGTTAAAAGTTGCGATAATGTGCTTTTAAGAGAAAAATGTCTACAATCTCAACTTATGGTAGGTAAGTCATGATAAAATATCCAGGCAAGTAgttgccatatgcggcaaatctacaataagtcagggcAAAAAAAACTCTCATaagttattaagtacttaaatcaactcaaatatactttattgcaccgaactaaattttaacaatcagacataacacatcaATACAGCACAATTTCGGCggctttatcttttatttatttataaatactctGAACGTACTTAATACATACTCAGTATAATATAAGACATACTtgctaaaaatatacctaaccataatctaaagaaactACAACTTACTGTGTTAATCTTTCGATTATTGCAGGGACTTTATATATCAGCTGATTAGTGTTGCTCCTCTGTTTGTTGACACCATTTAAACTGCACTTTATCTCTAAATTATCAACACTTCCCAACTCATCTAAGGTTACTATCCAAGGGCCCACAGGGCAAAATGTGTCCATagactgaaaaaaaaacctttacaaTGTTAATCTCTCATTTTCTATTTCAATGATTCCTTCCTTACAATTTTCTTCTTCACAAATTTAGTTAGATAAAAagtgaaaataaagaaaaaaggtgATTCACTTTTCAAATATTACTTATAGGTAAATGTTTTgttcttatttcaaaattacAGTTTCTTTGCAATTTGAAATAAGAACAAATTGATATGGGGtactaaaaaaagtattttgaaaCCCTGTTCTAGAATAATATGTAGGTTTCATAGCCCCCGTTTGGGATTGTTGAAAGTGCTTTAAAGTGAGACTTTCTGGACAATGATCACATTGAGCCGCTGGTCTTACCGGGCATATCATACGTGATGACATGTTAGTTCAGAAATGATCGGTATCGGATCGATATGGGCGTTAAGCTGAACCCTTATCACAATAAGGTTCATcgtatccatcttagaacttcgtatctATAAGACATTTCCCTAAATAAATACGATCTTGTGTATCCCAAAAATACTACAGCAGTGGCCATACTAAGCAAACACGTGAGTTCACACTTTGCGTAAACGCTCTAATATTATATCGTCAAGTGTTTGAATTCatcgcgccgccgccgccgcgattCCGTAAAAGAGCATCTTCTttgtctatcgtgtgggttgtgagcctcatcaaccttggtgtcagggttattactgagccgccaaaggcccctgacgtgattcaagtaacgactacgtactcacgtcagtaagtagtaaccgggaccaatggtttaacgtgccgaagcacggatcatcttacttctggacaatcaggtgatcagcttgcaatgtcctaaccaaactagggatcacaaagtgatttgtctccaccgggattcgaacccaggacctccggatcgtgagcagaatgctcaaccactggaccacagaggccgttgtaaaagaacataatatattagATAGGCATTAGAGTAATAATATTCACTACAAATTCTTATAAGTACCGTAGAACCAACCTTGCCCAGTAAGAACTGTCCGCCATTTCTTTCTCTTTGCCAGTCCCTGGCGGTGACGTCATTCGCTACAGTAAATCCGAATATATACTCATAAGCTCTACATTGTTTCACACACGACGCCTTTTTGCCCATCACTATGCATAATTCTACTTCCCAATCCACTTTCTGCAAGAAAAtgttggaaaaaaaataataataaaatcgcaTCGGATAGCGGCAGCCTGGCTTAAATGGCGGGAAGTGACTGGTGTAACCTGTGACAAACGTATGCCCGTTAAGCTCAAAGGCTTAGTGTACAAGAGCATGATCAGGCCAGTCTTGACGTTTGGTAGTGAAACGTGGGCAGTAACGCAGCGCCAAGTCCAGACCATTCAAGTCGCTGAGATGAAAATGCCATTTAgcctaataagtacctataaatacTTCATCAGAATTTCATGTAACAAAAAGCACTTACATCATaagatcaaaataaatatagcacacacgtacacacataaacagtatggagcatactccaccacgctgctccactacgggttggtggaggtgtttgggctagtagtctgggaccaacggcttagcgtgccttccgaagcacggaatcatcttattttttcggacaatcaggtgattcaagcctgcaatgtccttaccaaacaaagtacagtctcacaaagtgatttcgaaaatgtccccatcgggaatcgaacccggacctccagatcgtgagcccaacgctctagtcactagaccacggaggctattaaaTATAGCATGCACAAAAAATTTAGATAAACCGCAGTATTCCTTTGTATTCAGCAGTTAGCTTAGGACCTCTTTAAACGGTTCCCGGTTTCTTTTCATTCGCCAGGGTCTAGACGGCTTACAATGCATTTATTATGAGCGAGAGACAATTTAGACTCCTCTCTAATTGTTATTATTTCACTTTACTTTAATATTTCAACGATAGTTAAGCCTAGCTAGACAATGCATGGCTGAATATGGGTTTCTGGAATGATTTTGGACGAAGCCATACTATGTTAATATCATTTATGTATTTTGACGAAAATTGCAttctttgtgttattttttcttgggTGAAGTATaacaaaaagtacttacttcatatatgtaatattcatgaaattaaaTTCGAATATATACCTaaggcatcatcatcatcagcccattaacgtccccattgctggggcacggccttccctatggatggatagggagaatgggccttaaaccaccacgcgggcccagtgcggattgatggttattaacgactactaatgcagccgggaccaacggcttaaagtgccttccgaagcacggaggagctccattcccgagaaatgcattttcggaggtatgtgacttaaactgtattgggctggttttcccttcgcgggttggaaagtcagacaggcagtcgcttttgtaaaaaaccggatctgtcaaatcttcaggttaagtaagcggaccctgtgaaaaccgggataatgctagagggatGATTACTCGTGTAAAAGCAAATATTGGCAGTTGTAGCGAATTGTGTTTTACTAGATATCTCCCGTCAAGGGGGTTGCCCACGAGGAAGGTGTGAGTTTCATaagttacatattatattagtgTCAATATTCTCTTACGCATGTGATATCAGTCCTAATTAGCAACGGATCGCTTGGACCGATGACGACACTGGCAAACTTGCTGAAAATCACAGGCACTGGTGGTATTGGAATTTTATGCAGTTCGCAATGATCCTTATAGTTCAGGCAGACGCATATGACTTTGTCCATGCCGGTAATCGGAGCCTTCAATAGCACATCTTTCAGATTCTTCATACAACACGGTCTTTTCCATTTCAACCTGGAAATGTAATTCCagaatgagcgactttccaggtCCATTTCCCCAAAAAAATTTTGATGGCGCTGTGCAATATTGCCTTcgcttaaccttctaatttcatggttaACAGACAGAATCtttgggtataaacgatgacccttgttataacACCAAGGCACAAAACACCATATTCTAGCTATTATTATTCcgaccaaaataaagagaatcaatAGAGGTAACAACAATacaaatctgatccaaatatctagcaaccattatttttatgtaagtctcaattacattatatttttaaataattatgtaacagagcaatgagaaaatatgtaattatcacgcTAGAgttttacaacgccatctatatattttttgaggaTTGTGGCCTGGAAAACCCCTAATTACATTTCATTAATTTCGACGTTATGAACGACGTAGCTCTAGTGGATGTGCAGCTTGGAACCAATATGTATTTTGCAGGAAAGAAGTcccatcaaattcaaatatagctttattcagtaggtaacatagtttcactttgaatcgtcaatttttacataacgaacatcataatttatttatttattatttattttatttatttacatttcacgactttacagtgcagaggcgccaatgcgccgtgaaactttaaatataaacaataatataattaaacatatgaaacttaggtgtaaacaataGCGTACTCTTAATAATAATGGTCATCGAGGGCAGTCCTACCTGCTTTTGATAGAGAGTAGAGAGAGCTCGCTTGAGACAGAGAAGGATAGAAATAAAGAAGGACTCTATAAGGCAGAAAAACAATTTTGGCATTCTCTTGTCTGTGAATAAATCCCACGCAAATTGTCATATCCGTTCTCAAAACAAGTCAAACAATACGAAATAATTGTATATCTAACACAATTATTTAGCTATAATGCACGTTTCCTATGCCTCTTTAAAGCGGCGTATAAAacctaataaaaaatagaacttAACTCACTCCTTTAATCTTTCTAAATAGTAATCGTTCTGTAAGAATTGTAGCATTGTATGTGGCATGCCTTGTTCCCTCAATCCAATGTCTATAACACACTCGTCCTCGAGATAACCAAGTCGAATATCTTCAGGGTGTTCCTTAGTTGTATACTGGATGAACTTCATACTTCTTGTTTTAATACTTAAGGATTTTCTTACGTAAAATTTTGATCCTGGTTGATTCTTCGTTGCAAAAATTGTTCGATAATACGATAACAATTTTTGCAAAAGAATCAAAGAGTCGAACCTTGGATGCACCGGATTTGTCGCCAATCACTCACAATTTGACAATTGGGTACACGACTGTCAACGACTAGCaagaagataaattatagagtgctaaaaatatatatgcTAGCCAGACTAAAAATGATCAAAAAGCTTTTATCTTTTCTGTATCTTCCTGTTTGTTTGTATGCCAGCGTTATGACAGTAGGTCATGTCGTACCAAAAATATCTCATGAAGTATATAACTAATAAATACACTATGTAAATATGGAGTTGATGTTCAGTCCACGCAACCATCAATCGCGCGCCCTTACCTGACACATATACTTCAAGCGGTGACAAGAACTGTCGTAATAATGgcatttattttcgaatttgtttcggaattcatgtttggaccataaaatTTGTAAATCATGATAATGTGcccagtggtgaaggaaaacatggtgaggaaacccacattcacgagaaatgTTTCGGCGGTATGTGACTGGctggttggaagatcagacacgTAGTCGCTtctctgtacagtcatgagcaatatcatgtacgcactttagaaccctatcaaACTATCatatttacggtttaatttatcaaaaaagttaatgtgcaatggtttcaaagtgtctACATATTAGTATTTGTGACCGTACCGGACAGGacctattaaatcttcaggttagataagcggaccctgtgaaaacgggataatgctatggagatgatgaaaaagtttaaactaatattctttttattgatctttattgtaaaaatatgtatatatggaTACAAACACTTCGTCAGATCCTTGGCAATGTACTTCATTGGGGATAATCGACGGGTTTTATGTACCGTTCAACTCTAGTTACAAGGACTCCAATATTCTCAATCTCACCTCGTAGAATGTCACCCGGCTTCATAAACTCTGGGGGATCGGCATATATGCCTACTCCACTTGGAGAACCGGTTAAAATTAAATCTCCAGGTAAGAGAGTCATTACTCTGTAATATGAAACAATTATAGGTACCCCAGTCAAATCTTACACAAAAAGTACATAATAACGCAAAGGGCGATGTATAGCTgcatttttgatattttgtttcgACCccttagcacaccccggacacttcatacaaacaacctcgttttacacagacacacgacgattgacgttatcgtacacgcgtaactgtgtgtgtgacgtttgaggGCTACTAAATACAATTCCTAATTAAACCGTCATTTCGCTTAGgtaagtagtactacttacgaaagaagctAGAAACTAAActatacaaaatataaacaacGGTCCACGCGCAGCCTTCACAGTTTTAAGTACGACGGGGGGGGATACCTAGCTCAACTCACTCACGCTGGTGGGggacggagagttgccgttctattattattctttattcaataacgaaattaaataattaatgcaTAAATATAGTCAAACTGCTAGATTCCTTCCTTTCAgcattttcttcatttttaacGGTTTTTTTACCATAACATGAAAACTACTATACCGGTTTTGAATGAAATAATGGatgtaaataggtaattatgcatttttttaaatatcattgacGATGTTGCTTAAGATGAAACACGCTTGTCTAGCAAGTGCCTATTTACTTTAACAAGACTCCAAGATTATAATATGACTActctgttactacttactgtgttaTTCTCTCGATTATTGCGGGGATTTTATGTATTAACTGACTAGTGTTACTGTTCTGTTTGGTCACACCGTTTAAACTGAACTTTACGTCTAAATTGTCGATATTAGCGAATTCGTCCAAAGTTACTATCCAAGGCCCTAAAGGGCAGAATGTATCCATCGACTGAAAAAGTAAGCTTTTAATACTCGGGGTTGGTAGATAAGTTGGTAAACATATCTTATGCTTCACATCCTCTGTGTTTAAAAAGGTGACGCCTTTAGAGTAGGATTTTGTCTGACATGGTGATAACCACTTGCGGCTGAGGCATATCACAAATGAAACTTTGTTTAACATCCTGAagttctaatcaagatgcattCGCTTTAACGCTAACGCTCGCTGGCGTTCGCTAACGTACCTCTATAACCCGCGCGAATCTAGACGCctaggtacctacgtaagtCTTTGACGCAAGTTGTTCAATTAATTTGGACGGATTATACGTGGGTGAGCGTCAGTGTGTTAGCGTAAAACCGAATGTATTTTAGCTACAACCTCTGGAATAACTTTAAGTGTCACTCAACGTtaccggtttctacttactaatataagtacgtagtcgttacatgagccacgtcaggtaCCTTTGgtgggtcaataataaccctgacaccagtgttacTGAGTTAGCCAACCCCATTGAAAAGACTCCATGTTAACTAGATGTAAATTAATGTAGAGTGCATAAACGTCTTAATACGCATATTACCGTGTGTTTGAATTACCTCGTCGTATATGAGTCAATGAGTAAGTCGAACTCGTCGCCACCAAAACAACGCCTCCTTATAAAATAGAACCAACCTTGCCAAGCAAGAACTGTCCTCCATTTTTTTCTTTCTGCCAGTCCCTGGCGGTGACGTCATTGGCTATGGTACAGCCGAATATATACTCATAAGCTCGACATTTATTCACACATGACGCTTTCTTGCCCATCACTATGCATAATTCTACTTCCCAATCCACTTTCTGTAAGAAAGTACTGGATTCAACTCTTGTAATTCATGTAAGTAGAtgtcaattttttttgacgtgacttatcgtttTGCTgccgatggcattaactacttagccggagaaATAGAGAGTGCCGGGAGCTCCCAcctggtataaaatttaagacaacaggcctgagggtgccaagttgggcgcgaacggAAGTTCAGGGTTCTGTTGCGATGATCAGAGCGTCTTCTGCGGGGATCACTCTGGTGGActgatagcaataagcgctgaatgagggaattcgccgaccacgccggcgaggtcggtatcggggtgtgTATTGTCATTATTCTCTTACGCATGTAACATCAGTCCTTATCAGCAAAGGTTCGCTTGGACCGATGATTGTGCTGGCAAATTTGCTGAAGACCATAGGCACTGGTGGTGGTGGAAGTTTATGCTCTTCACAATGGTCCTTATAATTCAGTGCGACGCATATAACTTTGTCCATGCCGGTAATAGGAGCCTTTAGTAAAACATTATCTAATCGCCTCATGCAACATGGTTTTTGCCATGCCAACCTGGAAATAAAATTCCATGGGTaatgaaacttattttttttttaatatttggaaTAGACTGATCAaccggttcattgaggggaagcctgtgcccagtagtgggacgtatataggctgtttatgtatgtatggctgATAGAACTTTAAAGCTTTAtagatcctgacatacttctcttgttttcacattcatcaaatgtttcatatacgcacgtcggttcagagtagataataaaccttttctaatggcATCCCCAATTTATTATAAcaacgtacgtccttctagatcttcctctgccagacCTACCAACAACCTTAGCTtcatatactgctttcgtaatcctattatccttagtcctctctacgtgtccaaaccaacttaactaCAGAAAGTCTAGTCAAGTGTTACAGGCATATCTCACTCTAACTACCCTACTACTCTATCTTACTATCTTACAGATACCCCAACTGGTTGCGCAACTTTTGTTGCCGGCAAGCGAATCACGAATAATTTCTCACGGGTGGCAATTATGGTGTctttttaaatcttagtcacTGAATCTTTTTctaccacatctctctcttatcacaatttttctgttgtttgtttttaaaaaaataaataaacttactcCTTTAATCTTTCATAATGGAATTTGTTTTGTAAGAATTCTAGCATTGTATGTGGCATGCCATGTCCCCTCGTGCCAATGTCTATAATAAAATCTTTCTTCAGATAACCAACTCGAACATCATCAGGGCTATCCTTAGTTGCGTACTGAACGAACCTCATGGTTTTTTTTTCGCTGCTTGAAAATTTTCTTATTAACCTTCTGTCTAACATTTTTTGTAAATGAATAAAAGAGATGAGCCGTATAAAACCGACAATTTGGCTATTCATTAGTGTTCACATTTGAAGTGTTCACAGCTCTCGGTTAGAAGTAGTTCCTTGGTTCACAGCTCGTAattcatttgaataaatattcACCTCTAAAGATCAATTGTCAAATATcatataaatgtataatatcCAATTGTAATCCTTAATAAAGTCCGTAAAAAATGCAATACAAAATACAactaataaagaaaacattaagaaaatataaaCTACGATTTTTacgatgatttttttaaataactagtATTATACTGACACATTTGTAATTTCCCATATTTTTTCAGTTTGGTTAAAACTAGGGCTAAAAGGCTTTCAAAATATTGCCAATATTATGACAGTCAACGTCAAAAACAACACCGTCGCTATTCTGATTAAAAACCTTTTTAGCTTTATCgaaaacaaaacttttttgaGTCTAAATGAAAACATATGAAAAACACTTGCAAAACTTTTACgagattacaataaaataaatgtagagACCAACTTCTTACAAAGTCCATTATTTGAAACTTAAATATGTactagttttagttttttataactTACTACATACAATACatgatagggctggcagaggaagacctagaaggacgtacattgagcAAATTAGAGatgaccttagaaaaggttcataATTCGTTCACGTAAAGGTTCAtgttaataatttgcaataaagttGAACCTAATTTAAGTGCTTAAAGTAAAGATAAtatgaatgcaattaattaggtcagtgattttttaagttatattatgtaaaccctatttatttatatagtaaacctttattgttcaaaatttattatttgtgatttgtttggcaaataaataaataaataaaaactgattattataaaagcatctttcgtaagtagtactacccacctaagtaagtaatgacggttaaattaggtattgtaatggCAGCCCTCAGCCAtcacacacagttgcacgtgttcgtgttgataatgtcaatgtatagtgcctgtgtaaaacgaggttgtttgtatgaagtgtctggggtgtctcccagaaggagcgtcggggggtgaaaatgatgtatgggggtgtgatcgggacctcccggtgagtatgggaaatcttccagatcttggaaaactgctccgcatcagggagacaccctacagtctggcgcaactattatacctggatcaaattttttttcgcaaaatctatttaaatcttggtcaaattctattgtaggtgaaaaaaaatcaaaatagcggaaaaaacaagatggccgccatacaaattttgtttttccagaaaatgtctcgaaggtaaaaactgtgtatggggttgtaattggaacgtcttgttgagtatagaaatacttttagatcttcagaaactgctccgcgtcagggagacaccctgcggcctggcaaaactataatacctggagcaacTTTTTTTTCGCatgacatatttaaatcttgccAACCGGGTGACTGCGCGGTCGCCCCGCCACGTCGCGCGGTGATCGTCATGCAATCGCCTAACCGCGACCGCCTACGCCATAATATTTATAGATATAATGTAAAACAATGCACAgatatgtaatttaatattgaacatagtcttttaataaaaaacgttttttttattttcttgaacAAGATGAAATTACTAGTTACGTCGGAAAAACATTTCTTCTCTAATAAATGGAAATGCAACGGAGCGAATCCATAAGGCTCTGGAGCGTTCCAATAAACTTATCTCTATTGGTAATTATTAGCGGGAAATGGAAATATAAATGCTACCTCAGAATGCTACAGACGGGAAAAATCCGATTTTATAGAGCAGTGGAAAAAtgacaaatgaaaaaaaataacctaCCTCGCTGTATTAAAACGCTACTTTTAATTTTGCTACCCCTCAAAAAAATCAACTTTTCAAGTTCAAGTTTCTAAAGTATACAGTcatgtcgttaaacgttttgtgttcattaatCTGGCCAAACATCATGATTATTCATGATATAggtatgaccatttcatgaaatggtcgaacacatcatgaaacgatcaattctaagatttgGTCTGATTGTATATAGTTGTCGTGGGACaactatacattttttttccaggctgtatctgcaatcagtatctttttttttcagtttactACGAGCAGATTTGTTATAAGTGTCAGGTAGAGCGTGTCTTCCAGCGAGGACAGCTACTCTactcataattaaaaatatattttatggaaCTCTGATGTAGGTAAATTATATTTAGTGACCTATATAAATATGGGGAAGTATGCTGTAAATACAATCTAATCGAAGTTTAGATACAGTCACGTTCAAAATAGTATAAAGTATGCAAGAATCCAGACCTTTGTCGCCCAGTGACGTCCGTAGGCGGAGAGAGAAAAATCACAGTTGACTGGCTTCTGCATTTTGTATGCATTGTGCACTTTCGATGCATTCGAGTGCAGATCACGGAGGCAAGGATTCTGCACCAATACGACAAACATTGCAATTGGCAGATCTTCGCTTGATTTTGTTCCAGCGCGCAGTTCTGCGATTGAAAGAGGAAGTTATTAAGTCGAGTTCTTTTGGGAGTGTTTGTAATGAGATTAGTTGTAGTGTAGTGAAGTGATTCTATTGGATTTTATGCCGTATGAATAGCAAATATTTATATGACGCATTCAACTAATTCTTAAAACAGACATTAAAAATTTTACCTTTTAATggactatttattattattacttataggtGTCGTTGTAGGTtggaatccagcataggcctaatgATTACCGACTAACCAATGATTaccgaatttgttttagaataaatgtttagatcataaatgattatcacgtgctcagtggtgaaggaaaatatcgtgaggaaacccagatTCCACATTGgcatttgatttttgattggaGAAGACGATTATGGTGTTGCACATATCAATTATCACCATATACTGATCGTCATTAT includes the following:
- the LOC126373442 gene encoding fumarylacetoacetate hydrolase domain-containing protein 2-like; translated protein: MKFIQYTTKEHPEDIRLGYLEDECVIDIGLREQGMPHTMLQFLQNDYYLERLKELKWKRPCCMKNLKDVLLKAPITGMDKVICVCLNYKDHCELHKIPIPPVPVIFSKFASVVIGPSDPLLIRTDITCKVDWEVELCIVMGKKASCVKQCRAYEYIFGFTVANDVTARDWQRERNGGQFLLGKSMDTFCPVGPWIVTLDELGSVDNLEIKCSLNGVNKQRSNTNQLIYKVPAIIERLTQLITLLPGDIILTGSPSGLGVYSNPPEFMKPGDILRSEIEKIGVLETRVERYIKPDDFPWQNYKIDKNCLY
- the LOC126373443 gene encoding fumarylacetoacetate hydrolase domain-containing protein 2-like, with the translated sequence MRLAWQKPCCMRRLDNVLLKAPITGMDKVICVALNYKDHCEEHKLPPPPVPMVFSKFASTIIGPSEPLLIRTDVTCKVDWEVELCIVMGKKASCVNKCRAYEYIFGCTIANDVTARDWQKEKNGGQFLLGKSMDTFCPLGPWIVTLDEFANIDNLDVKFSLNGVTKQNSNTSQLIHKIPAIIERITQVMTLLPGDLILTGSPSGVGIYADPPEFMKPGDILRGEIENIGVLVTRVERYIKPVDYPQ